A window of Punica granatum isolate Tunisia-2019 chromosome 8, ASM765513v2, whole genome shotgun sequence genomic DNA:
TCGATATTTAAATGCATCGGTGCTTGATGTACGTGGCCGTCAAGCTTATTACAGGTTACCTGCATATGCAAATCGCAGGACAAACCTATGCTGGCGTTCTGGTGGCATTGAAAAGGTTTCTGTGAAAAACAAGGCTTTCAGTTCaacaagaagagagagatcATTTTATCGCTTGTTCTTGAAACGCATTTATGCATACTTACATTGTTTACTTGATCATAATTAGAGATAACGAAATTTTGCTTCGTTGAGGGAACGCACTTAATCATGATCCACATCTGACAACGAGCTGCGATCAGAATGCTAAAGCATCACGATACACGACATGATTCATTGTAAGGGGCAAACAGAATTGCTCATGCTGTTATGCTATTATTAACTGTTACACCCTTTCACGTAGTGCACACTGCAGACCGGACCTGTGAGCAATCTTTTCGGTGTCAGTTATGGAAGAGCAACGATTTGCCTCTTtcatggaaaaagaaaatggaattgTTTCCCGAGTTTGGAACACTGAAGCAGCAGAGTGatttatttcaatatttaCAGAAAACAGAAGACAAAAAAAGCTCATAAACGCTGTCTGATGCTGAAATCGGGCGCAAGGGGACTTCCAACCTGCATCAGCATCCTACCATTATAGCAACGCTAGCTTCCAGCAGTCGTCTGCGAAACCGACAATTTCACTTATCAACTGACTCAGAAAAGTAGCTGTCAAAATAATCCACAAACACAAGCCTACTGCAGACTTTAACCAAAGAGAAGAGTGTCAGTTTCTTACCGAGAGGAGGAAGATGAAATTATATAATGGTGTTTCATGAAGTCTCCAGTAAGCTCTCGTCTTCGTCTGTCAGCGCATTATTGCGTGGTATTACTCCTGTTTCTCTCTACCTTTTATCCGGTCAACGTCGTCGGAGATTAGAATGTTGGGTAATCCATATTTCTCTCCCTCTTTTAAAATCGGTTTGGGCTTCCCCAGGATCAATTAACGAATTACAAAGTTCCCGTTTGACCTGTCTCATCATTTGCTCAATAATCTCACTTGGATCCTGCAGGACATTAAAGTGGGTAATGAAGAACTTCTGGGTCTGTGGATCATCCCACTGCAGCCCGCTCCACCACTTCTGCTCTCCTACAATTGCCAGTGAACGCCCCCTTGCACTACTTGTATTGAGGGGGAgtttcttcagttttgggCATCTCTTGACCTCTAACAGTTCCAGCGAAGGAAAGGGCAGCTTTCTCCTGCAAATGCTCTCGAATTCTGGAAGATCTGTTAAGTGAAGTTCGATGAGGCATGAGAATATTCTGTCGACATGGAAATCATCAATATTGCGACCAATCAGTTCCTGCATTGCGGGACAATCTTCAATTGTGAGGTTGGCAAGGCTCGGAGAATGATAAATCAAGAGACTCAGGTCTCGTAATTGACGGCAACCGTTGATGTCAATCTTTTTAAGGTTACGAAAGCAGTCCTGACTTTTTTCACTTGACGTTGGTCCAGGAATATAGTCATCAGCTAGAAGAGATCCATCACTTCTCCCTGCCTCGCTGCAACCATATTCTCTACTGCACATGCTGATCTCGGCATATTCACAGCGATAGATCGATAGATGATTGAGATGCTCCATTCTCCTAAGTGATGACTTTGGGATAATAAGTGAGGCCGAATCCTTGCACTCTACAAGCCGAAGTTCTCCTAAGCACCTCTGCAAGTGAGAACAGTCCATGAGCAACTTTTTAACAGTACCAGCATAGTATAGGCTCAGGTGCGCCTCATCTATTTCACTCGTGCTGTCCAGGTCCCCTATAACATTGCGCTCATCTCCTTCATCTGTGCGTCCAGTACTAACAGTCGGTAATCCCCAAAGAAGCGCTGTTAAGGACGACAGATGTCGGATCATTTCTTCATATGTGCGGCCAGTACTAAGAATCGGTGGTCCCCAATGAAACACTTTTAAGGACGACAGACTTAGGATCATTCCTTTTGGAATACGACAGGTACGATCTACAAGCAGAAACACCAACTTTATCAGATTCTTTAGCTCCAGAGGCAGTTTCTTTATGCGCGTCCACCGCAGATTAAGATATCGCAAATTTACTAGTACTCCAATATCTTCTGGTAATTCCACCAAGAATTTACTTTCAAACAAATCCAAAACTCTCAAGGATGGCATGGATGGAAAGAACCCATTTGGAAATACCGTTACCTCGGTGTTCCGTAATATCAGAGTAGATAGATTGGAACAAGACATTTTTGCAGGGAGGTCTCCGATACTTTGATCAACATCCCACAGAGATATTCTTTCCGCTGAATTCCACATTTTGAATTCCTTTGTCTCGAACGATCTACGCTTTTTCTGAACCAggatctttttcttctttcgcTCACGGTTAGAGGCTAACCATAAAGCCATATCTCGAATGACATCATGCATTCTAAACCTTCGTGTACTACCACTAGAATCTTCCTCCAATAAACAAGCACGTCTGAGGCTGCTGATTATGTTGATTCCACGGTGACGTGCGTCATGTATACTGTCACATTCATTGAGAAAGCCCTCCCCAATACATAGGTCAATCAATTCTTCCATTTGGAATTTATGGTCCTCTGGGAATATTGAACAATACAAGAAGCACTTTTTGTGGACTTCATTTGGCAAAGCTTTATAGCTAAATTCTAGCCTGGAAAAGACCCTTTCAATACCTTCAAATTCTGATGGACGACTCTCCAAATCTTCAAGAGCGCGTTTCCAGTCATCAAGATGCCTCCTACTGGCCATCGATGCCCCAATGGTAATAAGAGCAAGGGGCAGGTATTCGCATTCCTTTACAAGATCTTCGGCAAGCTTTGGGATTTCAGCATGGGCAGACCAAGTTTCTTTGCCCACCTTCCCTCGGAATAGTTGGAGGGCTTCATCTGGGGGCAAACACTCGACCTTCTTCGTCCTGTCAGCTTGCATGAGGCCACAAATTTTCAGTGACCGGGTTGTGAATATGATCTTCGATTTGTGTTGATAATTGTGGGAAGGAATCCCAAGCTCCAAGAGATCTATTTGATCCCATATATCGTctaaaaagagaagaaatttcttttccttcataATGCTCAATATCTTGCCAGCCCGGTCCGATTCACTGGTGTCATCCCATTCAGATTTGGGGAGATGCAGTTTCCTGAAGATGGCTTTCTGAATTTCTTCAAGATTCGGTGGATGGGACGCCACAATCCAAGCAGCCATATTATAATCATGCTTAATTTTCAGGAACTCATTGTGGATCATCTTTAGGAGGGTGGTCTTTCCGACACCGCCCATGCCATATAATCCAATGCACCTCACCTTTGCATCTTGAACCCACTCCCACACCTCCTGGAACGTGGAATGTAATCCCGTTGGCGGCTCGAGTGGTATCTCAACCATAAGAGGTTCAGCACGTTTGTAGGTGAAAATTGTGAAACCGCTACCCTTGCGAAGCTCTTCTTCCAAAGTGGCTCGCTTCTCCTCAGCATGCTTAGATAGCTCGTGGTATGATGTGCAATTCCTATCGATCAAGGGATCAGAAAGCCAAATCAAAAGGTGTGAGACCCAGCATTTATTTTATCTCAAACAttcatacatacacatatacatacatataaatgTACATTATATATTACATGTTTACGTAGCTGGAGcattaaataaaagaagaagaagaaaaggtgGGATGGGCTCCACGTGGTCTTGAGACAATCCCATTTTTCCACCGCCAAACATTTTCACTTTCAtttgttcctttcttttccattttcttgctCTGTTTTGAGCTGAAGAAGtcgaagaagaaacagagaagaacagagggggagagagagagaggaccgaGATGGGCAAACTCgggggagaagaagaagaattataGGATAGGTTTGAGGGGTCTTGAAGCCGAGCTGCAGCTCTGTTCATGGGACAACGAACGGAGCAGACCAGACTAGAGAAACAACGCGAGGGAGACAACCGAGCCGAGCAAATTTTTAAAGGGAAAACGACTAAACTTGGGGttcttgattagtaagttgattatccTAACCCTAGATACTCTTATTCACTGAGTTTAGGCGCGGATTGAGCCATTTTCCTCTTCATTTCAGTTTGGTTTAGGGTTCATTGTACCCACGTATTAAGAAGTTTCGACTGTAGGTTAGCTCTCTGAGGCCTTGGCATTTTTACGCTGCATTTAGTTTcaaagtatgattttaaaatcagattttgattttgcaaaagagtggtataaatgaggctcaccatttgactttgtatgagttattttgtttttttgtggaaaaatagtggtataaatggagtccaccctttgactttgtgtaagttattttgttttgttgtgggtagaattaagttaaaataggattttaaaatcctattatgaaaccaaacaaaccATTAATTACTTGTTTCATGTTCTTTTTGGCTGGTTCGAATTCGTCTTAGTTGAGGTTAGGGCATCTGAATAAAGATAGCTTTCATGTAAGTCGGTTTCATAATATTTGATTATCTGCATCCTTAAGAGGGAGTTTGGTTTTTGTACAATTTGATTAAGCTAATTATGATAGAGATTATGATACATGACATAATTCTTTACGGTAATGAGTGTTGATCGATGTGGTTATCCTAGTACGCTTAAGAGAACTGATTGTGTGCTTATGGGTTGTGAATTGGTGAGCTTATACTGGTATGATAGTGTTGATCGGGGAATTTTTGCTGAATACATATATGGATGGTTGGGTTTAATTGGTTTTAATTACCTTCCACTTGCTATGGTGATGAAACTTGGCATGGATGCAATTGATTCTAATGACTGTGAAGAAATGTTCTGTTTTATTAGAGAAGTGAAGGGTGAGCTTATTGGTACGTGTGTGTTTGCCTAAGGTCTTGACATGTTAAGAGTTATGAGTAACATGGCTAAACTCTCATTATTGTTTTTACATAGGATTGTGAATGAATATTGGGCTGAGTTCTCACTAATGTGCTTACATAAGATTGTGATATGTTAATTGATTTATAAGTTTCAGGAAATGTCAAGGTAAGCAAggtaattgatatatataagcCGTTGTAAATGCTTAGGTAAATAAGGAGATGTATTAATTGATAAGGTGCACGAGCACattatgaaatgaaatgttccGTATTGTAACCCGAAAGGGATAGGTAAAAGCacttgttaattatgaaagtcttaggttgtgtttggtttcatagtaggattttaaaattagattttgattttgaaagagtggtataaatggggcccaccatttgactttgtatgaattatgttgttttgttgtggaaaaaagtagtataaatggggcccactctttgactttgtatgagttattttgttttatagtgggtagagttaaattagaattgtgattctaaaataacaccctaaaaccaaacagggccttatattttagttatataaatGAAGGAACAAGGGAGTTGAATTGATGTATATCTATGCTCTTATTtagtatataatataacatttATGCTTGAATTTAATAGGAGCCAAGGAGACCAAGATTATACATCCGGAATGCTCGACTAATTGAGTTATCTTTTTTAGGGGTCTTTTTGAGTACTCTATTCTCTTGTGAAATGATGTATTatacttatataaattatttaagaagaatattATGATAGTTAGAGATTAATAAATGAGTCTTGCTAGgttgtgtgaaaggatttGAGGGATATTGccattttatatttcattttgacTTGAGATATGTGGTGTGATTGTATGTGTTGATTGTGTATGAAATATGTGATGATAGTGTGATACAATTGTaatgtgattgtgattgtgctTGTGTATAATGATATTGCTTGATTATAGCCATAGGACTGCTGAACTCAGCGGATTACAAAATGAGTCTGATCGACTGCTAGACCctgcggaatacaaatagggcccTAATCGGCTGCTAATCCGGCAGAATACAAATAGAGTTTTGATCGGCCGttggacccagcggaatataAGTAGGGGCCATATCGGCCGTTGGACCTAGCGGAATAGAAATGGGGGTCTGATCGGCCATTAGACCCAACGTAATGTAAATGTTAGTTAACTCTTACCGTCAGAGATTAATAGgcagcccccgcttatgagatatgagtATTGGGAGTTGATGATGATATGAGTGAAAAGTGCGGGATTACGGTACAATCTTAACTTGTTGCAAGGAAATGCGATCCCTTACTATATTGTTTGAGTTGTGTTATACATTTTGTGTGAGGATTGATTGAGATTGGATATGGTGATGGTTGATCTTGTTTGAATGTGTTCTAAATATACTTAAGTGCAGGGCCTGATCTGTTGAGTGCTTGGATTGTGATGTGCTATGAAATGCTGACTTAATGGGTAGTTTATGATTGTGCGAAATTAGGTTGCATGTCGAGTATTTGATTGCTAGAGCTTGGACACTATGAAGtaattgtatatattgtaTGAAATTATTACACGATAGTGAATTAAAGGCATGTTATAATATTATGGTGGAATTTTATGTATCtttgaattatataaaatgttGAGATTTGTAAATGTCCGTTTGTGaggtataaaatattttattaatagatATTGTTGATTGGAATGTATTAGATGATGAATTTGGATGTGATGTATGTTTtatggatatatatacatatatatagttaattaagattaatattcatttaatagttcattttactctgaaattttgtgctcattgagatgcagctcacaccctgcatatattttctaGATAAGCTTCTAACTGCGCGGAAGAATCACTTTTGATATCAAGGTTCAGCTTGGAGGATTATGTAGGGACCTTAGTTATATGACAtgtattctttttgtatagaagGTATTTGAAAATGCAACGGCctgaataattttatttagttgTTCAAGGGtggtttttaaaaatatgctAGATGTTCCTTTGAATGTGTGATATGTTTCTTTGATATAAATATGATGTGGTTGATTGGGATAGATGTAGTTGAGATTTTATGGAATTGTTTAACATGTTTAAATTTGGTAAAATGGATATGATGATACTCTAAATGAAATGCTATAGGATTTTCGGGTTGTGACAAAAGGGACCTATGGTAGTTGGCCGGATCATCCTAGCCGAATTCATGCAAATCCACGTGATAAGGACATTAGTTGTGTACAGATACAGCATCGCAGGTTGTACGATAATCTTACCTTTGAGAAAGAGATTCCTGTCTAATTCCCTGGCAGCTCTCCATTTCCTTCGCCCCTTGCTCAAGAATCTCTTGCGCTTCTTTCTCGAGAAGCTGCACTCGCTCCAACCAGCAACCCACTTCATGTGTTCGTACCCTGTAgttatcttcttcctccttaaCTTTTTGGAGCACAGTCTCAAAGACACTGTGCAGGTCGTCCGTCTTGGGGTGAAGAGCCTCAAGATTTCTCTTAAGGATCAGGTCTGCAGGCTCGTAGGCAACATCATCCTTGACCCTGAAGGTACGGCCTAGGGCCAACTCGGTCTCTAAACCGGCTCTCTTTGCCTCGGCAAGCTTTGACTGCTTGTAACGTGCGCGGCAGTTGCAGAAACAGAGTCCGCACAGGAAAGTCTTCCCCATCGTCTGCTTCCCGTCTGCCAGAAACTTTTCGGCTTCCTTCCTATGGGTGTCCACCCTCTCCAACCAGCCAGCTAGGTCGCCCTTTCGGATCCATTGTTCTCCTTCAGCAGCTGAGACCAGTCGGTTTACGTCATCATAGACATGGCCCAGCTCTACCATCTTGCTCTCAAGGGCATTCAAATTGTCTGCAAGACTCTGGATGTACTTCCGGTAATTGGCCGTGCGATCCCAGCATGAGAGACCCGCAGTCAATCCCACGTTCGCGATATCCGCCATTTGGGCCTTTAGACTGAAAGTTGAAATCGACCACGGGAAGTTTGAGAGGAATGAATTGAACGTCCAAACTGTGAGTTTGCTTGATTAGTTGTCCTCGGCTTTGAATAAATGTGACTCAACTAAGAAGCAAAGAATGACAGCACATTATTCTTAACTCTGACAGCACACTATTCTTAACTTAAAGTCGTTAATTAAGCTTCAGTGTTATGGCCTCCTTTTTCAAGAAGGGTGATCTGGCATTGGGCAGTCACTAGATATTCTCGCTACATTTTCGAATCTACATTGCGTAGAGTGTTTCCAATTTGTATGGCGGATAAGCTTGCTCTTGATTGAGGGCAACCAAAAATAAGTACAACATTTACATCTTGTCGACGGAGAGATCAGCCGAGACAAATGACCAAACTTGAGAGCAGAACAAAGCAAACTTAATCAATCTAGGAACTCAGCATGCTGACATGGAGACCCCGCCGGAATAACGGCAAGCGGCACAACGAATTCTAATACGCATTTGTATGTTTGATTCATCAACTTTAGCACGGCAGAGGATACATCATCGAATATAATTGCAATCCAGCAATAATTGTAATCCAACAACCGTAAAATTAATCGCTCGAAAAAAGTAATTGCACCATACAGCTTCCTGTTGGGTAGGCAATGATCATAGCTCTGTATACCATGGCTCATGACCAGTCGTTATGAGCATACCACTACATTGTTCATTCCTGCTGGGAGGATGACTTCATGTGCCTATTTAGACACAGGCTGGATGGGGCATTCTACGCTTTCTAGTTGCGGAGTCCGGTTTGACATATCGGATATAAATGTATGCTTTGTTAGATTTGCCTTGCCAATATCATACTCGTTTTATGAATTAGTATGTCTCCTATGTTATGAAGTTCATTTTTTCCCCATGAATCATTTCATGATAATTCAGAGTTCAGCATGCAGCCCATTTATATTAACAGTTCATCCGCATTGTGGTTTAATCGAATCGATTATTCTTTCAAGACATTACattgttttactttttatgtGACCCTAATTTTGTAGAATTAGTGTCTTGCATTAATTTTTGGAAAATCTATGTATAGGTAACtagttttctttatttaatatgcattatatattcattcaaCAATCAATACAAAGATATATCAAAAGTATATTGTTTGAAATAGTGCtattcaaaatctctattttcacatgtaaaattttatttttaatactcTTGTAAGTTTACAAAATCTGAGTGTtgtaataatctatatatgtgattaattaattatcattgattataaattgttataatatttattttttatatttatttattagattaCTTATTGTTTTGGATAATACTTTAAGTATAATCGGCgcaaccatatatatatatatagttatatcaCACGCAATAAATatggttaaaaaataaatgtcaatattaggtATGATAAAAAATGTCAATGCTAAATAAGATTTATGGTTGAAATGttatgaaaaataagtaaaattcttTCATTAAATGCATTAAAACataattgattttaaaattttattaattattttagtcACTGTTAGCAAAGAaatattgtatatttatttataatacaatttatatagaattttttatttgtgcaATTTTTATGCTACCGAAATACCATGAACTTTTTAtgtctaaataatatttagagttaaaaaagTACTACaactatatttaatatattagcAGAAAATCTATACCTTTATATATAGAGTAAAAGAGAATTGGTACATTTATTACGCATTAGATAGTTTAGTGcaattgattaattttaagtttattttcaaaataatgcttcaaataaaagattttataAACCATCATAATaagtaaaatatatttcaagtaAATTTCGTAAATAAGCTTTGTGctcttatattataattgcaACAATTAagtatatgtatgtgtgtatatatatatataacatcgATAATATATTGATGAAGAAGGATTGTGCActatattctaattttttgattttaatgatttaaaattttttaaatataaattttcatacttttataCAACATGAAAATCATTAATATGaaatttacataaaaatataGTTTACTTACGAAAACATATTTGatgcaaattgaaaatataaatatttatcaaagAAATCACTTATGtactatattataatattttgattttaatgattttaaaaatttaaaatatatattttcatacttttataCAGCAAGAAAATCattaatatgaaatttatataaaaatatagttTACTTACGAAAACATATTTGATGCAAATtaagaatataaatatttatcaaagAAATCACTTATGTactatattttaatattttgatttttatgatttaaaaaatgaaaatatatattttcatacttttatacagcatgaaaataattaatatgagTTTTATATAAAGATACAGTTTacttatgaaaaaatatttgatgcaaattaaaaatacaaatattcaCAAAAGAAATCACTtggtaaaagaattaattatatctttCTCATAGTTGTATATCTCATTCATTATTTGAGTTTCCAAAAGACTATTTTATCATAACATAAATTAGAATTTGTTACTTTTGATAATAAACCCCATCAAACACATCAGCATCAGACAAGAAGAGGTCAGTTAGTGTATTTAATGATGTGAATTAATCGAGACAATgaaattgtaaattaatttgaatatatgaataagcatatataatatataactaattATATAGTTCCAAAAATATGTAATAAAGAAGCATTATACTTAGaagttatataaatattataattataatggaaatagattaaaatattataattagtaTCAATGATCCAATGAGCActaatcaataattttaaaaatttgtaaattatacgaagtttttattttttatccaaATATGACACTTTAATAACAATAACATTGTTATTGGAATTGAAGTATTAGatattcttataattattttcaaatacttTTCTGCTTCATAACATATAAAAGTTAATAGGATAATGACaagtaaaaatatgaaaaatcaaaatgattaagTTAAGATATTGCTTTAATAATATTGTTAGATTGAGTACTCAAGAATAAAATCCATGCGTAGCACGGGCCATTCAATTggtatataagtaaaattgactcctaTAGTAATAAATGAACtatcattaatgaaataaaattattataataatttagtaGAAAAGATATAAGTTAAAAATTGACTTTTGTAGAAATAAATGATCTATcattatgaaataaaattattctaataatTTAGCAAAAAAAGTTAAGAGAGTTAATTTAGTCATGTTAAACCCATTTTATgacaatttaatatattttcggATTATAAGAAAAAGCCCAAACCTAAAAATAAGTGACAAATAAGTACACTAACAATAAGTATATTTTACTTGAATGTCAACCTAACTTCTATTATAAGATTTATTATAATGTATgaaattacaataattataaaaaaaattaaatatttgaaaaataaggCCGCAATGAGATTATATAGTAAGAAAAAAGATCATTAAGTTTGTGTATATTTATAAACATCTGTCaagttattatataaatatgtgaCAAATATTGAGACCattgtaaaatatttatcGTGTCATTcaaattattctaattttgttgattgatattgtgcgcacccgaatttcgtctcgtcggggcacgcaatgCGCGAAGCCTCattgcaacgcggcttgggagtgtccaccttcccggggacgcgcgacgaacgcacgtgagaaggagtcgccacttactgtttacgacccgtaggtcgagggccgttgagtcgcccgggtctaggggtacggggtacacctaaatgctaaggcaatgatcatgcagaaccgaaaattccgaattcgggggttctattacgtgcgggcctacatcccgcacgccctttcggtactctagcttgctaggcttaccgttttgtttatttaccgtgtgatttatggttgcacttgactcgcccgttttgacaccgtaaattcgtaaGCACTCTCAGGCCTTTTCTGCTTATCAACCGGGATCCTTACATTGACCGAATGAAAATACAGGTATGCTTGCATAAATGAAGATACAGACGCTTGTACTGTGTTTTGGACCCGGTTGATTTGCATCAAGCCAAATATTCCTCTCGTGCATGCCGTGAGTCTTGAAGGaccgaaataaaaaataatgcaacgcgggctcatggagccggtggtcgggtccgaccggacCGACGGATAACTGAAGAATCGTTTGACTCTTGAGACAGCCGTGGGacaggtcgagctcccgggtcatgtcctGACCACGACTCATTCATCCTATCCGAGTTGTCTTTCCATTTAGACATCACTAAGATTGGGACGTTGAGTCGAGGCAAGACCCGatgccgcactcgggttgcgcgctctCAATGtgcatgggcg
This region includes:
- the LOC116187192 gene encoding probable disease resistance protein At1g61300 isoform X1, whose product is MADIANVGLTAGLSCWDRTANYRKYIQSLADNLNALESKMVELGHVYDDVNRLVSAAEGEQWIRKGDLAGWLERVDTHRKEAEKFLADGKQTMGKTFLCGLCFCNCRARYKQSKLAEAKRAGLETELALGRTFRVKDDVAYEPADLILKRNLEALHPKTDDLHSVFETVLQKVKEEEDNYRVRTHEVGCWLERVQLLEKEAQEILEQGAKEMESCQGIRQESLSQRNCTSYHELSKHAEEKRATLEEELRKGSGFTIFTYKRAEPLMVEIPLEPPTGLHSTFQEVWEWVQDAKVRCIGLYGMGGVGKTTLLKMIHNEFLKIKHDYNMAAWIVASHPPNLEEIQKAIFRKLHLPKSEWDDTSESDRAGKILSIMKEKKFLLFLDDIWDQIDLLELGIPSHNYQHKSKIIFTTRSLKICGLMQADRTKKVECLPPDEALQLFRGKVGKETWSAHAEIPKLAEDLVKECEYLPLALITIGASMASRRHLDDWKRALEDLESRPSEFEGIERVFSRLEFSYKALPNEVHKKCFLYCSIFPEDHKFQMEELIDLCIGEGFLNECDSIHDARHRGINIISSLRRACLLEEDSSGSTRRFRMHDVIRDMALWLASNRERKKKKILVQKKRRSFETKEFKMWNSAERISLWDVDQSIGDLPAKMSCSNLSTLILRNTEVTVFPNGFFPSMPSLRVLDLFESKFLVELPEDIGVLVNLRYLNLRWTRIKKLPLELKNLIKLVFLLVDRTCRIPKGMILSLSSLKVFHWGPPILSTGRTYEEMIRHLSSLTALLWGLPTVSTGRTDEGDERNVIGDLDSTSEIDEAHLSLYYAGTVKKLLMDCSHLQRCLGELRLVECKDSASLIIPKSSLRRMEHLNHLSIYRCEYAEISMCSREYGCSEAGRSDGSLLADDYIPGPTSSEKSQDCFRNLKKIDINGCRQLRDLSLLIYHSPSLANLTIEDCPAMQELIGRNIDDFHVDRIFSCLIELHLTDLPEFESICRRKLPFPSLELLEVKRCPKLKKLPLNTSSARGRSLAIVGEQKWWSGLQWDDPQTQKFFITHFNVLQDPSEIIEQMMRQVKRELCNSLIDPGEAQTDFKRGREIWITQHSNLRRR
- the LOC116187192 gene encoding probable disease resistance protein At1g61310 isoform X2; amino-acid sequence: MADIANVGLTAGLSCWDRTANYRKYIQSLADNLNALESKMVELGHVYDDVNRLVSAAEGEQWIRKGDLAGWLERVDTHRKEAEKFLADGKQTMGKTFLCGLCFCNCRARYKQSKLAEAKRAGLETELALGRTFRVKDDVAYEPADLILKRNLEALHPKTDDLHSVFETVLQKVKEEEDNYRVRTHEVGCWLERVQLLEKEAQEILEQGAKEMESCQGIRQESLSQRNCTSYHELSKHAEEKRATLEEELRKGSGFTIFTYKRAEPLMVEIPLEPPTGLHSTFQEVWEWVQDAKVRCIGLYGMGGVGKTTLLKMIHNEFLKIKHDYNMAAWIVASHPPNLEEIQKAIFRKLHLPKSEWDDTSESDRAGKILSIMKEKKFLLFLDDIWDQIDLLELGIPSHNYQHKSKIIFTTRSLKICGLMQADRTKKVECLPPDEALQLFRGKVGKETWSAHAEIPKLAEDLVKECEYLPLALITIGASMASRRHLDDWKRALEDLESRPSEFEGIERVFSRLEFSYKALPNEVHKKCFLYCSIFPEDHKFQMEELIDLCIGEGFLNECDSIHDARHRGINIISSLRRACLLEEDSSGSTRRFRMHDVIRDMALWLASNRERKKKKILVQKKRRSFETKEFKMWNSAERISLWDVDQSIGDLPAKMSCSNLSTLILRNTEIVPVVFQKE